The Mastacembelus armatus chromosome 9, fMasArm1.2, whole genome shotgun sequence genome contains a region encoding:
- the LOC113138724 gene encoding nucleolysin TIA-1-like isoform X4 — MATGKSKGYGFVSFFNKWDAENAIQQMGGQWLGGRQIRTNWATRKPPAPKTTYENNSKHLSFDEVVSQSSPSNCTVYCGGVSTGLTEQLMRQTFSPFGQIMEIRVFPDKGYSFVRFNSHESAAHAIVSVNGTSIEGHTVKCYWGKETPDMMNAMQQMPMPQQNKMGFPAAQPYGQWGQWYGNGPQISQYVPNGWQVPTYGVYGQAWNQQGFNHLPASAGWTGMSAISNGGVMEPTQGLNGSMLANQPGMGAAGYPTH; from the exons ATGGCTACAGGAAAGTCTAAAGGTTACGGATTTGTGTCTTTCTTCAACAAATGG GATGCAGAGAATGCCATTCAGCAGATGGGAGGTCAGTGGTTAGGGGGCAGACAGATTCGAACGAACTGGGCGACAAGAAAACCTCCTGCCCCCAAGACCACCTATGAAA ATAACTCCAAGCACCTATCCTTTGATGAAGTAGTGAGTCAGTCCAGCCCCAGTAACTGCACTGTCTATTGTGGCGGAGTCAGCACAGGACTGACAG AACAACTAATGAGACAGACCTTCTCCCCCTTTGGACAAATCATGGAAATCAGAGTTTTCCCAGACAAAGGCTATTCATTCGTGAG gtTTAACTCCCATGAGTCAGCAGCCCATGCCATTGTGTCAGTGAATGGTACTTCAATAGAGGGCCACACAGTCAAATGCTACTGGGGAAAAGAGACCCCAGACATGATGAACGCGATGCAGCAGATGCCTATGCCCCAG CAGAACAAGATGGGCTTCCCTGCAGCTCAGCCTTACGGCCAGTGGGGTCAGTGGTACGGCAACGGGCCGCAGATTAGCCAGTATGTCCCTAACGGGTGGCAGGTCCCCACCTACGGTGTCTATGGCCAGGCTTGGAACCAGCAGGGCTTCAA TCATTTACCGGCCAGTGCTGGGTGGACTGGCATGAGCGCCATCAGTAACGGTGGGGTTATGGAGCCTACACAGGGATTGAATGGGAGTATGCTAGCCAACCAGCCTGGTATGGGAGCTGCAGGATACCCCACACACTGA